In Persicimonas caeni, a single window of DNA contains:
- a CDS encoding VRR-NUC domain-containing protein, translating to MNVCNSKSEHDGCAHDDVECLNPYEPVRKFRCRDCDGVMMCACDREFGEEYLPHQLSQGQEYATKREVPVTHGFQAEVCRTCRGLQSVGHPKAELPGSTSKYQRYYWREIYKQTVLRFGYWCKQHGYDDWIAARHDPVTSAAYKWIHEDVKAFYRAAHKHFPKYDYSDEPSQQEVIDAHDVTIVDREVEYVESGGRAKIQSPNGPVSVEQYAARCYREQGFEVILCESRPIHVLFGTFMCLEIDSAADPLAQLAGFSRPVRMDAPDEERHYIEMYLPQDFGAREFAENRRERLDRHFDEIRESAQDILWLFDYWLEVSARLRMYLWAYADHDVEAARQLVAVLPNAQLISILKYLVEDYWGRYCGWPDLFVFSDHNYKFVEVKSSNDSLSLDQKDWIAGNAKFMQLPFEMLKLHRAKPE from the coding sequence ATGAATGTATGCAATTCGAAATCTGAGCATGATGGCTGCGCGCATGACGATGTTGAGTGCCTGAACCCGTACGAACCCGTACGGAAATTCCGCTGCAGGGATTGTGATGGTGTGATGATGTGCGCGTGCGACCGTGAGTTCGGCGAGGAGTATCTCCCTCATCAGCTTTCGCAAGGGCAGGAGTATGCGACGAAGCGGGAAGTCCCGGTCACACACGGTTTCCAGGCAGAAGTCTGTCGAACCTGTCGGGGATTACAATCCGTCGGTCACCCTAAAGCCGAACTCCCCGGAAGCACCTCCAAGTATCAGCGGTACTACTGGCGCGAGATATACAAGCAAACCGTCCTGCGATTTGGATATTGGTGCAAACAGCATGGCTATGATGACTGGATCGCTGCACGGCATGATCCGGTGACGTCGGCGGCCTACAAGTGGATTCACGAGGACGTTAAAGCTTTCTATCGAGCCGCACACAAACACTTTCCGAAGTACGACTACTCTGACGAACCGTCCCAGCAAGAGGTCATCGACGCGCATGACGTAACGATCGTAGACCGCGAGGTCGAGTACGTTGAGAGCGGGGGCCGTGCCAAGATTCAGTCACCGAATGGCCCAGTGAGTGTCGAGCAGTATGCAGCACGTTGCTATCGCGAGCAGGGATTCGAGGTCATATTGTGCGAAAGTCGGCCGATACATGTGCTGTTTGGCACATTTATGTGCCTAGAGATCGACTCAGCGGCCGATCCGCTCGCGCAACTGGCGGGCTTTAGCCGTCCTGTTCGGATGGACGCTCCTGACGAAGAACGGCACTACATCGAGATGTATCTGCCACAAGATTTCGGCGCGCGGGAGTTCGCGGAAAATCGACGCGAGCGGCTGGATAGACATTTTGATGAGATTCGCGAGAGTGCCCAAGACATCCTCTGGCTCTTCGATTACTGGTTGGAGGTAAGCGCGAGACTTAGGATGTATCTTTGGGCGTACGCGGACCATGACGTTGAGGCGGCTCGTCAACTGGTAGCGGTCCTGCCCAACGCCCAGCTCATCTCTATCCTCAAGTATCTTGTCGAGGACTATTGGGGCCGATATTGCGGTTGGCCCGATCTCTTCGTCTTCTCCGATCACAATTACAAGTTCGTTGAAGTAAAATCTTCAAATGATAGCTTGAGCCTAGACCAGAAAGACTGGATAGCGGGAAACGCGAAATTCATGCAGCTACCATTCGAAATGCTGAAGCTGCATCGCGCCAAGCCTGAGTGA
- a CDS encoding GNAT family N-acetyltransferase, whose amino-acid sequence MIDYRTDLDGVSADDLDGFFVGWPTHPDCATHLRMLENAYAVAVAVDADTGRVVGFANAISDGVLSAYIPLLEVLPEWQGQGIGTRLIEVLCEQLDDLYMVDLVCDAELEAFYEPLGFRALTGMAKRNYASQTGN is encoded by the coding sequence ATGATCGACTACCGCACCGACCTCGACGGCGTCAGCGCCGACGACCTCGATGGCTTCTTCGTCGGCTGGCCGACGCACCCTGACTGCGCCACGCACCTGCGCATGCTCGAGAACGCCTACGCGGTGGCGGTGGCCGTCGACGCCGACACCGGCCGCGTCGTCGGCTTCGCCAACGCTATCTCCGACGGGGTCTTGAGCGCCTACATCCCGCTGCTCGAGGTGCTGCCCGAGTGGCAAGGGCAGGGCATCGGCACGCGCCTCATCGAGGTGCTGTGCGAGCAACTCGACGACCTCTACATGGTCGACCTCGTCTGCGACGCGGAACTCGAGGCGTTCTACGAGCCGCTCGGCTTTCGCGCGCTGACGGGAATGGCGAAGCGCAACTACGCGAGTCAAACAGGGAATTGA
- a CDS encoding FadR/GntR family transcriptional regulator, translating to MFEPVTKKSLADAVFEQLRDQIVRGKLDPGSALPAERVLSEKLEVNRGAVREALKRLEQARLVSRRHGGATRVLDYRETAGTDLLAALLVRADGTINTKVARSVMEMRSAIAADMARLCARRGDGQTVDALEEVLGEMEAAGDDVQALSELDLEFWATLLEGADNIAYRLAFNSLRETYDKFRTILAGYLAEELSDLNARRAIVEAVRQGREEEAEARTRELLTMGEKLIADLMNSLNVEETGDGE from the coding sequence ATGTTCGAACCGGTTACAAAGAAGTCGTTGGCGGACGCTGTCTTCGAGCAACTCCGCGACCAGATTGTGCGCGGCAAGCTCGATCCGGGGAGCGCTCTGCCGGCCGAGCGGGTGCTCAGCGAGAAGCTCGAGGTCAATCGCGGTGCGGTGCGCGAGGCGCTCAAGCGCCTGGAGCAGGCGAGGCTCGTGTCGCGGCGGCACGGCGGGGCGACGCGGGTGCTCGACTATCGCGAGACGGCCGGCACCGACCTGCTCGCCGCGCTTCTGGTGCGCGCAGACGGCACCATCAACACCAAAGTGGCGCGCAGCGTCATGGAGATGCGCTCGGCGATCGCGGCCGATATGGCGAGGCTGTGCGCCAGGCGCGGCGACGGGCAGACGGTCGACGCCCTCGAAGAGGTGCTCGGCGAGATGGAGGCCGCGGGCGATGATGTGCAGGCGCTGAGCGAGCTCGACCTCGAGTTCTGGGCGACGCTCTTGGAAGGCGCCGACAATATCGCCTACCGACTCGCGTTCAACTCGCTGCGCGAGACCTACGACAAATTTCGCACCATCCTCGCCGGTTATCTGGCCGAGGAATTGAGCGACTTGAACGCGCGTCGAGCGATCGTCGAAGCCGTGCGACAGGGCCGTGAAGAAGAGGCCGAGGCTCGCACCAGAGAGCTGTTGACGATGGGCGAGAAGCTCATCGCAGACTTGATGAACTCGTTGAACGTCGAGGAGACAGGTGATGGCGAGTAG
- a CDS encoding sterol desaturase family protein, which yields MASRTAANQSAEDDAPRGTDGRRLLETGTLREAVAKFFSYPTPWIIGLTALAAWVARPFVGGFGWWDLILPAAIVAFWPLQEWLIHVFILHLKPVKIFGKRFDLHLAKKHRDHHGDPWRLEDVFIPLRSLLLGLPVGVGIWLVVAPNWGIALTGVGFYASLGLVYEWTHYLVHTNYRPKTKLYRRLWKNHRLHHFKSEQHWYGVTMLGGDRLLGTAPDVGEVETSETCRTLGVGQE from the coding sequence ATGGCGAGTAGAACCGCAGCAAATCAATCGGCCGAAGACGACGCCCCACGGGGCACCGATGGGCGCCGACTGTTGGAGACCGGCACTCTTCGTGAAGCAGTCGCCAAGTTCTTCAGCTACCCGACGCCCTGGATCATCGGCCTGACCGCACTCGCCGCTTGGGTCGCCAGGCCATTCGTGGGCGGCTTCGGGTGGTGGGATCTGATCTTGCCGGCGGCCATCGTGGCGTTCTGGCCACTGCAGGAGTGGCTCATCCACGTGTTCATCCTGCACCTCAAGCCCGTCAAGATCTTCGGCAAACGCTTCGACCTGCACCTGGCCAAAAAACACCGCGATCACCACGGAGATCCGTGGCGCCTCGAGGACGTCTTCATCCCGCTGCGCTCCCTTCTGCTCGGCTTGCCCGTCGGCGTCGGCATCTGGCTTGTGGTCGCCCCCAACTGGGGCATCGCGCTCACCGGCGTGGGCTTCTACGCCTCGCTGGGGCTCGTCTACGAGTGGACCCACTACCTGGTGCACACGAATTACCGACCCAAGACGAAGCTGTATCGCAGGTTGTGGAAGAATCACCGCCTGCACCACTTCAAGAGCGAGCAACACTGGTACGGCGTGACCATGCTCGGCGGCGATCGGCTGCTCGGCACCGCGCCCGACGTCGGTGAGGTCGAGACCTCCGAGACCTGCAGGACGCTCGGGGTCGGCCAGGAGTAG
- a CDS encoding Ig-like domain-containing protein, with translation MTRWIEHLYCILLIGCVVALSSSCFEADAPEVAHSSTGDQPAVQQRGLSGWTESEILAASDARAYQHFGHSVAADRNLAIVGAYYDDTNGTKAGAAYIFEQVRGSPDHWAEVKKLLPSDGAPKDAFGLSVAIDGDVAVVGAYYVNYEGGDDRGAAYVFERNHGGPDNWGEVKKLLPSDGAPDDYFGTALAVSGDTIAVGARRRDGSDYDVGAVYMFQRDHGGVNNWGESAKLLVSEPQGSDGFGTAVSIDEDVLVVGASSVWADSSAAYIFERDGGSNQWVETKKLTYSGTNSYRSFGGSVSVSDDVVVVGANRAYSGGAGAAVIYERNHGGVDNWGESRELIPSDTTAGQSFGYSVSVSGDVVAVGAVGDETYGNEAGAAYIFERHQGGADQWGEVIKLLAAGGKERDWYGANVAANGNVVMVGASRGRPESWGAVYVHTAPNVGPEALDDSATLAEDDQVTVDILSNDIDGDGHGLDARVLTQPEHGTASVNPDQTITYLPNADFYGRDQLIYEVWGGFGGLDTATVSITVEPVNDAPFFIEPTPDDGERLSAVEGEEIRLRLAAEDFDDDSLAFDVSPLPQGASRDVTSGEFTWPLTFQDIGSHQLALTVSDGTVEARRRLSVVVDFLDEDEDGLPDTWEHENGLDRSTADSDGDFISDSVEVGDRLDQPRDTDGDGLLDALDEDSDEDGMPDAEEAGDQRLETPPIDTNGDGVPNYRDRDSDGDGIDDANDNCPRVENPDQADSDEDGQGDACDEATVQKDTGASAAEGGCTIPRATTPLSATPLLMAVLMLFSLRVTSREHR, from the coding sequence ATGACGCGCTGGATCGAGCACCTGTACTGCATCCTCCTGATTGGTTGCGTTGTTGCGCTTTCGAGCAGTTGCTTTGAGGCGGACGCCCCGGAAGTCGCGCACTCGTCAACCGGAGATCAGCCCGCCGTACAACAACGGGGTCTCTCTGGCTGGACGGAGTCTGAGATACTCGCCGCTTCGGATGCGCGAGCTTATCAGCATTTTGGTCATTCCGTCGCGGCCGATAGAAACCTCGCGATCGTGGGGGCGTATTACGATGACACGAACGGTACTAAGGCCGGTGCCGCCTATATCTTTGAACAAGTAAGAGGGAGCCCCGACCACTGGGCCGAGGTCAAAAAGCTGCTCCCTTCCGATGGTGCGCCGAAAGATGCTTTTGGATTATCAGTCGCGATCGATGGTGATGTCGCGGTGGTCGGCGCCTATTACGTCAACTATGAAGGTGGCGACGACCGTGGGGCAGCGTATGTTTTCGAGCGAAACCATGGCGGCCCAGACAACTGGGGGGAGGTCAAGAAGCTTTTGCCTTCGGATGGCGCGCCTGACGATTATTTCGGCACGGCTCTTGCCGTGAGTGGTGACACCATCGCTGTCGGGGCCAGACGCCGTGATGGGAGCGACTACGACGTGGGCGCCGTCTATATGTTCCAGCGCGATCATGGCGGAGTCAACAACTGGGGAGAGTCCGCCAAACTGTTGGTCTCCGAACCTCAGGGAAGCGATGGGTTCGGTACGGCGGTATCCATCGACGAAGATGTGCTGGTAGTTGGTGCGTCATCGGTTTGGGCCGACTCGAGCGCGGCCTACATCTTCGAGAGAGACGGTGGTTCCAATCAATGGGTGGAGACGAAGAAGCTGACGTATTCGGGAACCAACTCCTATAGGTCGTTCGGCGGTTCAGTTTCGGTCAGCGACGATGTGGTGGTCGTGGGAGCCAACCGGGCATATTCAGGAGGTGCGGGCGCCGCAGTGATATATGAGCGCAATCATGGCGGAGTGGATAACTGGGGCGAGAGCCGCGAGCTCATTCCGTCCGACACCACCGCCGGCCAAAGCTTTGGTTACTCCGTATCAGTCAGCGGAGATGTCGTCGCCGTCGGGGCGGTCGGAGATGAAACTTACGGAAACGAAGCTGGCGCGGCCTATATATTCGAGCGGCATCAAGGAGGGGCCGATCAGTGGGGCGAGGTCATTAAGCTTCTGGCCGCCGGCGGTAAAGAGCGCGACTGGTATGGGGCCAACGTGGCCGCCAACGGCAACGTGGTGATGGTCGGGGCTTCTCGCGGTCGCCCCGAAAGTTGGGGCGCAGTCTATGTGCACACCGCACCGAACGTGGGTCCGGAGGCCCTCGACGATAGCGCCACGCTCGCCGAAGATGACCAGGTAACCGTCGATATCCTCTCCAATGATATCGACGGCGATGGCCATGGCCTCGACGCTCGAGTTTTGACGCAGCCCGAGCATGGCACCGCTTCGGTCAACCCCGATCAGACAATCACGTATCTGCCGAATGCCGATTTCTACGGCCGCGACCAATTGATCTACGAAGTTTGGGGAGGTTTTGGAGGGCTCGACACGGCGACAGTCTCCATCACCGTCGAGCCGGTCAACGACGCTCCGTTCTTCATCGAGCCCACGCCGGATGACGGCGAGCGGCTCTCGGCGGTCGAAGGCGAAGAGATACGTTTGCGACTCGCCGCAGAGGATTTCGATGATGACTCGCTAGCCTTCGATGTCTCCCCACTTCCGCAGGGGGCGAGCCGCGATGTGACGAGCGGAGAATTTACGTGGCCGCTCACTTTCCAAGATATCGGGTCTCACCAGCTTGCGCTCACAGTCAGTGATGGCACTGTCGAAGCGCGTCGCCGTTTGTCTGTCGTCGTAGACTTCCTCGACGAAGACGAAGACGGATTGCCCGACACCTGGGAGCACGAGAACGGTCTAGATCGCTCCACCGCAGATAGCGATGGCGACTTCATCTCCGACTCTGTCGAAGTTGGTGATCGGCTAGATCAACCGCGAGACACCGACGGTGACGGGTTGCTCGACGCACTCGACGAGGACAGCGATGAAGATGGTATGCCGGATGCCGAGGAAGCTGGCGATCAGCGCTTGGAAACACCGCCGATCGACACCAACGGCGACGGCGTGCCGAACTACCGTGACCGTGACAGCGACGGCGATGGAATCGATGACGCCAACGACAACTGCCCTCGCGTCGAGAATCCCGACCAGGCTGATTCGGATGAAGATGGGCAGGGAGACGCGTGTGATGAAGCTACGGTACAGAAGGACACGGGCGCATCTGCCGCCGAGGGCGGATGTACCATTCCGCGAGCCACCACGCCATTGAGCGCAACTCCCTTACTGATGGCAGTGCTGATGCTGTTCTCACTTCGAGTTACAAGCCGCGAACACCGCTGA
- a CDS encoding sterol desaturase family protein, protein MGFPDDAKFFSYPTPWIIALTALAAWVARPFVGGFGWWDLILPVAIVAFWPLQEWLIHVFILHLKPVELFGKRFDLHLAKKHRDHHGDPWRLEDVFIPLRSLLLGLPVGVGLWLLVAPDWGIALTGVGFYATLGLVYEWTHYLVHTNYRPKTKLYRRLWKNHRLHHFKSEQHWYGVTMLGGDRLLGTAPDVGEVETSETCRTLGVGQD, encoded by the coding sequence ATGGGGTTTCCAGACGACGCCAAATTCTTCAGCTACCCGACGCCCTGGATCATCGCCCTAACCGCACTCGCCGCCTGGGTGGCCAGGCCATTCGTAGGCGGCTTCGGATGGTGGGACTTGATCTTGCCGGTGGCCATCGTGGCGTTCTGGCCGCTGCAGGAGTGGCTCATCCACGTGTTCATCCTGCACCTCAAGCCCGTCGAGCTCTTCGGCAAACGCTTCGACCTGCACCTTGCCAAAAAACACCGCGATCACCACGGAGATCCGTGGCGCCTCGAAGACGTCTTCATCCCGTTGCGCTCCCTTCTGCTCGGCTTGCCCGTCGGCGTCGGCCTCTGGCTTCTGGTCGCCCCCGACTGGGGCATCGCGCTCACCGGCGTGGGCTTCTACGCCACGCTGGGGCTCGTCTACGAGTGGACCCACTATCTGGTGCACACGAACTACCGCCCCAAGACGAAGCTGTATCGCCGGCTGTGGAAGAACCACCGGCTGCACCACTTCAAGAGCGAGCAGCACTGGTACGGCGTGACCATGCTCGGCGGCGATCGCCTACTCGGCACCGCGCCCGATGTCGGCGAGGTCGAGACCTCTGAGACCTGCAGGACGCTTGGGGTCGGCCAAGACTAG
- a CDS encoding formate/nitrite transporter family protein: MSVAPKPSEIFHRAADEGDRRLGQSMLELVSTSFIAGFTIVFGLVALGIAHSLVKPQWGQVSQLAGALAFAVGLVFLIVGRAELFNENFFDPVATAFEQGELKAGAILRLWGLTFLLNLVGGGLFALVFGVAGVLPKGAASALATLAEEIAGRGVWTVLASAFVGGALVSLLSFMLKGVNSVVGRILMAYLVGFLLAFGPFDHVIVTVLHVFFGILFDAAVDFGDLFRIMGLVTAGNLVGGVGLVTFSHVAQAKGASDDDG, from the coding sequence ATGTCCGTTGCTCCCAAGCCGTCCGAGATCTTTCATCGCGCTGCCGACGAGGGGGACAGACGGCTGGGGCAATCGATGCTCGAGCTTGTGTCGACCAGCTTCATTGCCGGGTTTACCATCGTCTTTGGCCTCGTCGCCCTGGGTATCGCCCACAGCCTAGTCAAACCGCAGTGGGGGCAGGTCTCCCAACTGGCCGGCGCGCTCGCTTTCGCAGTGGGACTCGTTTTTCTGATTGTGGGGCGTGCCGAGCTGTTCAACGAGAACTTCTTTGACCCGGTGGCAACTGCTTTTGAACAAGGGGAGTTAAAGGCAGGCGCGATCTTGCGTCTCTGGGGGCTGACCTTTCTTCTCAACCTGGTCGGCGGCGGTCTCTTTGCGCTCGTCTTCGGGGTGGCCGGCGTTCTGCCAAAGGGAGCCGCGAGCGCATTGGCCACGTTGGCCGAGGAGATCGCAGGTCGGGGCGTGTGGACCGTGTTGGCGTCGGCTTTTGTGGGAGGCGCGCTCGTGTCGCTCCTTTCCTTCATGTTGAAGGGGGTCAACAGCGTCGTTGGCCGCATCTTGATGGCGTATCTCGTCGGATTTCTTCTGGCGTTTGGTCCCTTCGATCATGTCATCGTCACCGTGTTGCACGTCTTCTTTGGCATTCTCTTCGACGCGGCAGTCGACTTCGGCGACCTCTTTAGGATCATGGGGCTCGTTACCGCGGGCAATCTTGTAGGCGGCGTCGGCCTCGTCACCTTCAGCCACGTCGCTCAGGCCAAGGGCGCGAGTGACGACGACGGCTGA
- a CDS encoding bile acid:sodium symporter family protein, with protein sequence MEESVLTSVVLPAALFLIMLGMGLSLVVDDFKRVVAYPKAAITGLFCQLILLPACGFLLAKAFGLRPEMAVGLMIIAACPGGVTSNLITHVARADTALSVTLTAINSVVAIFTIPLVVGFGLEYFLDASRGIELPVLKTIGQVFGITAVPVSIGMFIRARRPDFADRMDRPARIGSAVVFVLIVAGIIAANLDILREHFAALSGVTFALNLLTMALGAVAGKLVRLPARQTLTVAIEAGIQNGTLAIVIATSILKQGDMALPGGFYSLVMFVSGAAVMFYGSRTHEAGEDEAAPAGA encoded by the coding sequence ATGGAAGAGAGCGTACTGACCTCGGTGGTCTTACCCGCCGCCCTGTTTTTGATCATGCTGGGGATGGGCCTTTCGCTGGTCGTCGACGACTTTAAGCGGGTCGTGGCGTATCCCAAAGCCGCCATCACCGGCCTGTTTTGCCAGTTGATCTTGCTGCCTGCGTGCGGCTTCTTGCTGGCGAAAGCCTTCGGGCTGCGACCCGAGATGGCCGTAGGCCTGATGATCATCGCCGCGTGTCCCGGCGGAGTCACCTCCAACCTGATCACCCACGTCGCCCGCGCCGACACGGCGCTGTCAGTGACCCTGACCGCCATCAACAGCGTGGTCGCGATCTTTACCATCCCGCTCGTCGTGGGCTTCGGCCTCGAGTACTTCTTGGACGCATCGCGGGGTATCGAATTGCCGGTGCTCAAGACCATCGGCCAAGTCTTCGGAATCACGGCGGTGCCGGTGTCCATCGGCATGTTTATCCGGGCGCGCCGTCCTGACTTCGCCGACCGCATGGACCGACCGGCGCGCATCGGCTCGGCCGTGGTCTTCGTACTCATCGTCGCCGGCATCATCGCCGCCAACCTCGACATTCTGCGCGAGCACTTCGCCGCCCTGAGCGGCGTGACCTTCGCGCTGAACCTGCTCACGATGGCCCTGGGAGCGGTCGCCGGCAAGCTCGTGCGCCTGCCGGCGCGCCAGACCCTGACGGTCGCCATCGAAGCAGGCATCCAAAACGGCACGCTCGCCATCGTCATCGCCACATCGATCCTCAAGCAAGGCGACATGGCGCTGCCCGGCGGCTTCTATAGCCTGGTGATGTTCGTCTCCGGCGCGGCCGTGATGTTCTACGGCTCGCGAACGCACGAGGCCGGCGAGGACGAAGCTGCGCCCGCGGGGGCGTGA
- a CDS encoding DUF4386 domain-containing protein, with the protein MKDITPRVAALTAGLGMLLMAVIAPLCIFGVIEKMAVPGDASATAANLIESASLVRNAGVGLLAVVLLDVIVAWGLYVVLRPVNASLSLLGAWLRVTYSAIFAVAITNLFDATRAATVDPEQALFLLGGFDQAWQFALVVFGAHLVVVGYLAWRADYISRWLGALLVIAGVGYALDGVGTLIDPTYLLDVGRFTFVGEILFLFWLLIRGARKGMGFSTTPHSSEGCFRAN; encoded by the coding sequence ATGAAGGACATCACACCACGGGTTGCCGCGCTCACCGCCGGCCTTGGAATGCTGCTGATGGCAGTCATTGCCCCGCTCTGTATCTTCGGCGTCATCGAAAAGATGGCCGTCCCTGGCGATGCGTCGGCCACCGCGGCGAACCTCATCGAGTCGGCGAGTCTGGTCCGAAACGCCGGCGTCGGCTTGCTCGCGGTGGTGCTCTTGGACGTGATCGTCGCCTGGGGACTGTACGTGGTGCTGCGCCCGGTCAACGCGAGCCTCTCGTTGCTCGGCGCGTGGCTACGCGTGACCTACTCGGCCATCTTCGCCGTGGCGATCACCAACCTATTCGACGCCACGCGCGCCGCCACGGTGGACCCGGAGCAGGCCCTCTTTCTGTTGGGAGGCTTCGATCAAGCCTGGCAATTCGCCCTGGTGGTCTTCGGCGCGCATCTCGTCGTCGTGGGCTACCTCGCCTGGCGAGCCGACTACATCTCTCGGTGGCTCGGGGCGCTGCTGGTCATCGCGGGCGTCGGCTACGCCCTCGACGGCGTAGGCACCCTCATCGACCCGACCTATCTCCTCGACGTCGGCAGGTTCACGTTCGTCGGCGAGATTCTCTTCCTCTTTTGGCTGCTTATCCGGGGAGCGCGTAAGGGCATGGGGTTCTCGACGACGCCACACAGTAGCGAGGGTTGTTTTCGAGCAAATTGA
- a CDS encoding YkgB family protein gives MALLNYHTLRRRLVVASKVVMRFGLALVLIWIGAMKYTEYEASGIKPLVENSPLMSWLYDIFSVSGFAALLGAFEITIGVLIALGFAAGRLPVLGKLSALGSALAGLMFLGTLSFIFSTPGWEPSLGGFPALSVAPGQFLLKDIVLLGASLWTAADSLEMAR, from the coding sequence ATGGCACTCTTAAACTACCATACTCTGCGGAGACGATTGGTTGTCGCTAGCAAGGTGGTCATGCGGTTCGGGTTGGCACTCGTGCTCATCTGGATCGGCGCCATGAAATACACCGAGTACGAGGCCAGCGGCATTAAGCCGCTAGTCGAAAACAGTCCATTGATGAGCTGGCTCTACGACATTTTCAGTGTAAGCGGCTTTGCTGCCCTTCTCGGGGCGTTCGAAATCACAATCGGGGTGCTCATCGCACTGGGTTTCGCGGCGGGGCGGCTCCCGGTCCTGGGGAAGCTCTCCGCCCTGGGCAGTGCATTGGCGGGGTTGATGTTCTTGGGGACCCTGTCCTTCATCTTCTCCACGCCTGGATGGGAGCCATCCCTGGGGGGATTTCCGGCACTATCGGTGGCGCCAGGCCAATTTCTCCTCAAAGACATCGTCCTGCTCGGAGCGTCGTTATGGACAGCGGCAGACTCGCTAGAGATGGCGCGCTGA